CACAGGGGCAAGGATCGTTGGCTCCCGGCATTTTGAGGGACTGGTGCTGCCCACTTGCATAGGTCCATTTCCCATCCACCTTTTCAAACGTCGAGCGCTCATGAATCCCGGACAATTTTCCAGCCTCCTTCGTCCAAGCGATGAAACGCACCGTTCCCCGTTCGTCGGAGGCCTTTCCTGCCTTGGTTTCCAGCACCTCCAACTTGAGGAACTGCGCAGATCGGCACCATTTTTCGATGGCCGCAGCTTCTTGGTAGGGCAAAATGGACGGATGGCAAGTCGCGAGAATGTACGGCACACGCACGAGCGCATGAGCAGTGTACCGCGAACGCATCAACGCCTCCGCTGTCGGGGCAAGCGCCTGACCATCAATGTACGGCAGGCAACATTCCGCTAGTTCTTTGGTGCTTCCGCAGGGGCAGAGGGTCATGGGTTTTGGATGATGTCGGTAAGGTCAATATTGAATTCAGCTTCGATCGCAGTGGGGAAGGAGAGTTCTGGACGGTGTTTGGTCA
Above is a window of Bacteroidota bacterium DNA encoding:
- a CDS encoding YchJ family protein — protein: MTLCPCGSTKELAECCLPYIDGQALAPTAEALMRSRYTAHALVRVPYILATCHPSILPYQEAAAIEKWCRSAQFLKLEVLETKAGKASDERGTVRFIAWTKEAGKLSGIHERSTFEKVDGKWTYASGQHQSLKMPGANDPCPCGSGLKYKSAAALEPLAIRGESVIFRKEKFEWAPATAVSMLKR